The proteins below are encoded in one region of Elgaria multicarinata webbii isolate HBS135686 ecotype San Diego chromosome 20, rElgMul1.1.pri, whole genome shotgun sequence:
- the LOC134411414 gene encoding arylacetamide deacetylase-like 4: MELSYTFLVIILEILVIPVVLLLAWAVYYDLSTSEIPPGIDKPLKLRILHCLMIVSSCVGKILENLSLCSKIHFIRYIQEGKKLGEDPKLNIKDLTFEDIPVRVYQPRASTLEHRRRGVVYFHGGSWMFGSINSYDHVCRYLAKESDSVLVSVGYHLAPEEKYPSQFKDCLTASRHFMKTAEDYGVDPARIIIGGDSVGGNFAASVCQALSSGSELTKPLAQILIYPGLQAIDFNLPSYQQNRAVPILYREDVISSALQYLNKDLSVLDSVMQGCHVPSDIKMRFGKWINSENIPEEFKVRGYKPQTTTSFLDDVYEVVKQALETTFSPLMAEDAIIGQLPKACIITCEYDVLRDDGILYKKRLEDNGVPVTWYHIEDGFHGVINLFDGFLSFPSGKKGVDSIVTFLKSL, encoded by the exons ATGGAACTAAGCTATACTTTTCTGGTGATCATTTTGGAAATTCTAGTCATTCCTGTTGTCCTGTTGTTAGCTTGGGCTGTTTATTATGACCTCTCCACTTCAGAGATTCCTCCTGGAATTgataagccattgaagcttcgcATTCTCCACTGCCTCATGATTGTTTCTTCTTGTGTG GGCAAGATCCTGGAGAACCTATCCCTCTGCTCTAAGATTCATTTCATCCGCTACAtccaagaggggaaaaaactggGGGAGGACCCTAAACTGAACATAAAGGACCTAACCTTTGAGGACATCCCCGTGAGGGTTTACCAGCCAAGAGCGTCCACACTGGAGCACAGAAGGAGAGGGGTCGTCTATTTCCACGGAGGATCATGGATGTTTGGGAGCATCA ATTCCTATGATCATGTATGTCGGTACCTTGCCAAAGAAAGTGATTCAGTTCTTGTGTCTGTTGG ATATCATTTGGCACCTGAGGAGAAATACCCATCCCAGTTTAAGGATTGCCTGACTGCCAGCAGACATTTTATGAAGACCGCCGAAGACTATGGAGTCGATCCTGCTCGCATTATCATCGGCGGGGACAGTGTTGGGGGAAACTTCGCTGCCTCTGTTTGCCAAGCATTATCAAGTGGGTCTGAACTCACAAAACCACTGGCTCAGATTCTGATCTATCCCGGCCTCCAGGCAATAGATTTTAATTTGCCTTCGTACCAACAAAACCGGGCTGTCCCAATCTTGTACCGGGAGGACGTCATCTCTTCTGCCTTGCAGTATCTCAATAAGGACTTGTCAGTGTTGGACAGTGTGATGCAAGGGTGCCATGTTCCCAGTGACATAAAAATGAGATTTGGGAAATGGATCAATTCAGAGAACATCCCCGAGGAATTCAAGGTCAGGGGTTACAAGCCACAGACGACCACATCCTTCTTGGATGATGTCTATGAAGTGGTGAAGCAAGCTTTAGAGACAACCTTCTCTCCACTCATGGCAGAAGATGCGATTATTGGCCAACTTCCCAAGGCATGCATTATCACCTGTGAGTATGACGTTTTAAGGGATGACGGCATCCTCTACAAGAAACGGCTGGAGGACAATGGAGTACCAGTCACTTGGTACCACATTGAAGATGGATTCCACGGGGTGATTAACCTCTTTGATGGATTTTTGTCATTTCCCTCTGGCAAAAAGGGAGTGGACAGCATTGTAacatttctcaaaagcttatGA